The Ornithinimicrobium faecis genome includes a window with the following:
- a CDS encoding RNA polymerase sigma factor, which produces MTSSSLEETLTRVHHEEWARVVATLARRFGDLDVAEEAAAEAFAAAVERWPTDGIPPHPGGWLTTTATRRAIDRLRRESRRDAKHQAAQMLYADSPPERTGPVEDDRLRLVFTCAHPALAMEARAALTLRLIGGLTVPEIAAAFLVQERAMAQRITRAKAKIRAAHIPYRVPSSADISERLSGVLAVVYLVFNEGYLASGGQDALRVDLSDEAIRLGRLLHEVLPEEGEVAGLLALMLLTDARRAARVSASGELVTLEEQDRAAWDRALIAEGHALVRERLAAVAAGGGRPGRYQLLAAISAVHTNAPSARDTDWSQVVVNYDQLVAVDPSPVVRLNRAVAVAELDGPSVGLAEVERLADVLDSYHAFHVARAELLRRVGRSAEAHTAYGRAIALSGNPAEVAHLTRRQGQLTRG; this is translated from the coding sequence GTGACTTCCTCCTCCCTCGAGGAGACCCTCACCCGCGTCCACCACGAGGAGTGGGCGCGGGTGGTGGCCACCCTGGCCCGCCGGTTCGGGGACCTCGACGTTGCCGAGGAGGCGGCGGCCGAAGCATTTGCCGCCGCGGTCGAGCGGTGGCCGACTGACGGCATACCGCCCCATCCCGGCGGCTGGCTCACCACCACCGCCACGCGCAGGGCGATCGACCGGCTGCGCCGGGAGTCCCGGCGCGACGCGAAGCACCAGGCGGCCCAGATGCTGTATGCCGACAGTCCCCCTGAGCGCACCGGTCCGGTCGAGGACGACCGGCTGCGACTGGTCTTCACCTGCGCCCACCCAGCTCTGGCGATGGAGGCGCGGGCGGCGCTGACGCTGCGCCTGATCGGCGGTCTGACGGTGCCCGAGATCGCCGCGGCCTTCCTGGTGCAGGAGCGGGCGATGGCGCAGCGGATCACTCGGGCCAAGGCCAAGATCAGGGCAGCCCACATCCCCTATCGGGTGCCGTCGTCCGCCGACATCAGCGAGCGGCTGTCCGGGGTGCTGGCGGTGGTCTATCTGGTGTTCAACGAGGGCTATCTGGCCAGTGGCGGTCAGGACGCGCTGCGGGTCGACCTCAGCGACGAGGCGATCCGGTTGGGGCGGCTGCTGCACGAGGTGCTGCCGGAGGAGGGCGAGGTCGCCGGGCTGCTCGCGCTGATGCTGCTCACCGATGCCCGCCGGGCGGCGCGTGTCTCGGCGTCTGGCGAACTGGTGACGCTTGAGGAGCAGGACCGTGCTGCGTGGGATCGTGCGCTGATCGCCGAGGGGCACGCCCTGGTGCGTGAGCGCCTGGCCGCGGTGGCCGCCGGGGGAGGGCGTCCGGGGCGCTATCAGCTGCTCGCCGCGATCAGTGCTGTGCACACGAATGCGCCGTCGGCCCGGGACACGGACTGGTCCCAGGTCGTCGTCAACTATGACCAACTCGTGGCGGTCGATCCGTCGCCGGTGGTGCGGCTCAACCGTGCGGTCGCTGTGGCCGAGCTCGACGGGCCCTCGGTCGGCCTGGCCGAGGTGGAACGGCTCGCCGACGTGCTGGACTCCTATCACGCCTTCCATGTCGCCCGGGCCGAGTTGCTGCGCCGGGTGGGGCGCAGTGCGGAGGCTCACACGGCATACGGTCGGGCGATTGCGCTCAGCGGCAACCCGGCCGAGGTCGCCCACCTGACCCGGCGGCAAGGTCAACTCACGCGAGGGTGA
- a CDS encoding ABC transporter ATP-binding protein, translating to MTEQPAPDLIHVRGLTKTYGDVTALHALDLDLAPGQVIGLLGENGCGKTTLLKVLAGVLADYTGEVRIAGHAPGPQSKALASFLPDVSFLPDGARAGYCLDLYSDFFPDFQVDKARDLIGFFGLEESMRLKAMSKGMREKVQIALAMSRDARVFLLDEPISGVDPAARQTILDGILRNFSEESLLLISTHLVHDLEALLDSVVMMRQGQVMLSGEVDDLRAEHGASLDQIFRKVYR from the coding sequence ATGACGGAGCAACCAGCACCGGACCTGATCCACGTGCGTGGCCTGACTAAGACCTACGGCGACGTCACGGCACTGCACGCCCTCGATCTCGACCTCGCCCCGGGCCAGGTCATCGGCCTCCTCGGCGAGAACGGCTGCGGCAAGACCACACTGCTCAAGGTGCTGGCCGGCGTCCTCGCGGACTACACCGGTGAGGTGCGGATCGCCGGTCACGCGCCCGGCCCGCAGTCCAAGGCGCTCGCCTCGTTCCTGCCGGACGTCAGTTTCCTGCCCGACGGCGCACGGGCGGGCTATTGCCTCGACCTCTACAGCGACTTCTTCCCCGACTTCCAGGTCGACAAGGCCCGCGACCTCATCGGCTTCTTCGGACTCGAGGAGAGCATGCGGCTCAAGGCGATGTCCAAGGGCATGCGCGAGAAGGTGCAGATCGCCCTGGCCATGTCGCGCGATGCCCGGGTCTTCCTGCTCGACGAGCCCATCTCGGGGGTCGACCCGGCAGCGCGCCAGACGATCCTGGACGGGATCCTGCGCAACTTTTCCGAGGAGTCCCTGCTGCTGATCTCCACCCACCTGGTGCACGACCTCGAGGCGCTCCTCGACTCGGTCGTGATGATGCGCCAGGGCCAGGTCATGCTCAGCGGCGAGGTCGATGACCTGCGCGCCGAGCACGGCGCGAGTCTCGACCAGATCTTCCGGAAGGTGTACCGATGA
- a CDS encoding YciI family protein gives MPRYLLSVFGAAEQTEFGGYGSPEEMVQAFADTGAFNDRLEREGVLVFVDGLQPAVTATTVDGQGERPVILDGPYLETKEHLGGFWVVDVADLDIALGLAGDASRACRGRVEVRPFHTQDTVSDLHRS, from the coding sequence ATGCCCCGCTACCTGCTGTCCGTGTTCGGCGCGGCCGAGCAGACCGAGTTCGGCGGCTATGGCTCCCCGGAGGAGATGGTGCAGGCGTTCGCCGACACCGGAGCGTTCAACGACCGGCTCGAGCGCGAGGGGGTCCTGGTCTTCGTCGACGGTCTGCAGCCCGCCGTGACCGCCACCACGGTCGACGGCCAGGGTGAGCGGCCGGTGATCCTCGACGGGCCCTACCTGGAGACCAAAGAGCACCTGGGTGGTTTCTGGGTCGTCGACGTGGCCGACCTCGACATTGCGCTTGGCCTGGCCGGCGACGCATCACGGGCCTGTCGCGGCAGGGTTGAGGTCCGGCCCTTCCACACGCAGGACACGGTCTCCGACCTGCACCGGTCGTGA